Proteins encoded together in one Lathamus discolor isolate bLatDis1 chromosome 3, bLatDis1.hap1, whole genome shotgun sequence window:
- the IL12RB2 gene encoding interleukin-12 receptor subunit beta-2 isoform X2 codes for MLFAAVPAVIWLLAHLAAEASSKGNVPAGRLPHGAAELCDKGNMTANTSSHVQPGSSITLSCQLKPQQHSKQCRIAIFFNSSERNSSYSSSVSTRFLVHTYGKHMFTCKILCEYGKKLICGIDIESGNPPDEPRNVSCIQQGTDGHPICTWDKGRLTYINTTYVIQLSNGTDVLYISEESLDTRFGSLALSKLNFDSTYTIVVAASNELGSAFSQPLVFTLIDIVKPHPPKFSVEFEHSSATNCTLSWHDEAQAQHCRLRYRPLTRRGWSMVENLNGEKYSLYALEPYTTYEFQLSCKIHPKRGLWSNWSRYQNRTPEAVPTGVLDVWYRQQDVGSQQQNISLFWKALSKSEARGRILQYTVTFKALDQQSPVAEAHLTTQTSYARVMPRVNYKITVTAENSRGRSPPASVVTDLGIWDLPPPQEVSAIATGNSSILISWKPPISSTASISGYVVEWADTQRNVRLEPRPAWVKLPASNLSTVIAAPSAGPQMYTTPHANGILVSWEAIPAQQQRGCITGYHIYLQKRDSQADPRVHAVSSVTAQRSLYITDLQPGEHYVLWMTASTAAGEGPWGNSELICLENAGEWMAVVLTCSIFIFSACICSMPPARKALHSLLTILIPQWQSKAIPDPANAMWAKEYTSVKAELRWRSSLFLPSTSTFEEPEPTQVEEAFVKPSTPVLQGKALLSSSGSQGHGERALESSRGHEEPRYEALPSTADGQVCEQQLPDLYRRMVVEAAMEHTQNVPEYIANPSTAPPYLPLGAGTAEDLPELECQPLSMFPTTCLLPMFPYEGNLTLDTVKINCSSFTT; via the exons AAGCGAGCAGCAAAGGGAACGTGCCTGCTGGCAGACTCCCCCATGGCGCTGCAGAACTATGTGACAAAGGGAATATGACTGCTAACACCTCTTCCCATGtccagcctgggagcagcatcACCCTCTCCTGCCAGCTGaaaccccagcagcacagcaagcagTGCAGGATAgctattttctttaacagctcTGAACGAAATAGCAGTTACAGCAGTTCAGTAAGCACCAGGTTTCTAGTCCATACCTATGGCAAACACATGTTTACGTGCAAAATACTCTGTGAATATGGGAAAAAACTCATTTGTGGAATCGATATTGAGTCTGGAA ACCCTCCAGATGAGCCAAGAAATGTGTCGTGTATCCAGCAGGGGACTGATGGTCATCCCATCTGCACCTGGGATAAAGGCAGGCTCACGTACATCAACACTACATATGTAATACA gCTATCAAATGGGACAGATGTCTTATACATCTCAGAAGAAAGCCTGGATACAAGGTTTGGCTCGCTGGCTCTGAGCAAGCTGAACTTTGACTCTACTTACACCATTGTGGTTGCCGCCTCCAACGAGCTAGGAAGTGCTTTTTCACAGCCTCTTGTGTTCACGTTAATAGACATAG TGAAACCACATCCTCCCAAGTTTTCAGTGGAATTTGAGCATTCTTCTGCCACCAACTGCACCCTTTCTTGGCACGACGAAgcacaagcacagcactgcaggctgAGATACCGTCCGCTTACCAGGCGCGGCTGGAGCATG GTTGAAAACTTGAATGGTGAAAAATACAGTCTTTATGCTCTGGAGCCTTATACAACCTACGAGTTCCAGCTCAGCTGCAAAATCCACCCCAAGCGAGGACTGTGGAGTAACTGGAGCAGGTACCAGAACCGGACTCCAGAGGCAG TGCCAACGGGGGTCCTGGATGTCTGGTACCGACAGCAGGATGTgggctcccagcagcagaacaTCTCTCTGTTTTGGAAG GCTTTGAGCAAATCAGAGGCAAGAGGAAGAATCCTGCAGTACACGGTGACCTTCAAAGCCCTGGACCAACAGAGCCCTGTGGCAGAAGCACATCTTACCACCCAAACCAGCTACGCCAGGGTCATGCCAAGGGTAAACTACAAGATAACAGTCACTGCCGAGAACTCAAGGGGCAGATCCCCCCCTGCATCCGTCGTGACAGATCTGGGCATCTGGG ATCTGCCTCCTCCTCAGGAAGTCTCTGCCATAGCCACAGgaaacagcagcatcctcatcAGCTGGAAGCCACCCATCAGCTCCACTGCATCCATCAGCGGATATGTAGTGGAGTGGGCAGACACACAGAGGAACGTGCGCCTggagccccgtccagcctgggtAAAGCTGCCAGCATCCAACCTGTCCACAGTGATAGCAG ctccatcagctGGGCCTCAGATGTACACAACACCGCatgcaaatggcatcttggttTCATGGGAAGCAATCCCTGCCCAGCAGCAAAGGGGCTGCATCACAGGGTACCACATATACCTGCAGAAAAGGGACAGCCAGGCTGACCCACGTGTCCATG cCGTTTCCAGTGTGACAGCCCAACGCTCACTGTACATCACTGACCTGCAGCCCGGGGAGCACTATGTCCTGTGGATGACAGCATCGACGGCGGCAGGGGAGGGGCCCTGGGGCAACAGCGAGCTCATCTGCTTGGAAA ATGCTGGGGAATGGATGGCTGTTGTGCTTACCTGCAGCATCTTCATCTTCTCAGCCTGCATCTGCTCCATGCCTCCAGCAAGAAAAGC ATTACACTCACTCCTCACCATACTCATCCCGCAGTGGCAGAGCAAAGCCATTCCAGACCCAGCCAACGCTATGTGGGCCAAGGAATACACATCTGTGAAG gcagagctgcgcTGGCGCTCCAGCCTCttcctgcccagcaccagcaccttcGAAGAGCCTGAACCAACCCAAGTAGAAGAAGCCTTTGTGAAGCCCAGCACCCCGGTGCTCCAGGGCAaggccctgctcagcagcagtggcagccaGGGCCATGgggagcgggcactggagagcaGCCGGGGGCACGAGGAGCCCCGGTACGAGGCTCTGCCCAGCACAGCGGATGGGCAGGTCTGCGAGCAGCAGCTCCCCGACCTCTACAGGAGGATGGTGGTGGAGGCGGCCATGGAGCACACACAGAACGTCCCCGAGTACATCGccaaccccagcactgcccccCCCTACCTGCCCCTGGGTGCAGGCACTGCTGAAGATCTCCCTGAACTCGAGTGCCAGCCGCTCTCCATGTTCCCAACAACCTGCTTGCTGCCCATGTTTCCCTATGAAGGGAATCTCACCTTGGATACGGTGAAGATAAACTGCAGCTCGTTCACCACGTAG
- the IL12RB2 gene encoding interleukin-12 receptor subunit beta-2 isoform X1 — MLFAAVPAVIWLLAHLAAEASSKGNVPAGRLPHGAAELCDKGNMTANTSSHVQPGSSITLSCQLKPQQHSKQCRIAIFFNSSERNSSYSSSVSTRFLVHTYGKHMFTCKILCEYGKKLICGIDIESGNPPDEPRNVSCIQQGTDGHPICTWDKGRLTYINTTYVIQLSNGTDVLYISEESLDTRFGSLALSKLNFDSTYTIVVAASNELGSAFSQPLVFTLIDIVKPHPPKFSVEFEHSSATNCTLSWHDEAQAQHCRLRYRPLTRRGWSMVENLNGEKYSLYALEPYTTYEFQLSCKIHPKRGLWSNWSRYQNRTPEAVPTGVLDVWYRQQDVGSQQQNISLFWKALSKSEARGRILQYTVTFKALDQQSPVAEAHLTTQTSYARVMPRVNYKITVTAENSRGRSPPASVVTDLGIWDLPPPQEVSAIATGNSSILISWKPPISSTASISGYVVEWADTQRNVRLEPRPAWVKLPASNLSTVIAEHVKDEVCYQISVFALYQDRAGQAASVKGYSSAKAPSAGPQMYTTPHANGILVSWEAIPAQQQRGCITGYHIYLQKRDSQADPRVHAVSSVTAQRSLYITDLQPGEHYVLWMTASTAAGEGPWGNSELICLENAGEWMAVVLTCSIFIFSACICSMPPARKALHSLLTILIPQWQSKAIPDPANAMWAKEYTSVKAELRWRSSLFLPSTSTFEEPEPTQVEEAFVKPSTPVLQGKALLSSSGSQGHGERALESSRGHEEPRYEALPSTADGQVCEQQLPDLYRRMVVEAAMEHTQNVPEYIANPSTAPPYLPLGAGTAEDLPELECQPLSMFPTTCLLPMFPYEGNLTLDTVKINCSSFTT, encoded by the exons AAGCGAGCAGCAAAGGGAACGTGCCTGCTGGCAGACTCCCCCATGGCGCTGCAGAACTATGTGACAAAGGGAATATGACTGCTAACACCTCTTCCCATGtccagcctgggagcagcatcACCCTCTCCTGCCAGCTGaaaccccagcagcacagcaagcagTGCAGGATAgctattttctttaacagctcTGAACGAAATAGCAGTTACAGCAGTTCAGTAAGCACCAGGTTTCTAGTCCATACCTATGGCAAACACATGTTTACGTGCAAAATACTCTGTGAATATGGGAAAAAACTCATTTGTGGAATCGATATTGAGTCTGGAA ACCCTCCAGATGAGCCAAGAAATGTGTCGTGTATCCAGCAGGGGACTGATGGTCATCCCATCTGCACCTGGGATAAAGGCAGGCTCACGTACATCAACACTACATATGTAATACA gCTATCAAATGGGACAGATGTCTTATACATCTCAGAAGAAAGCCTGGATACAAGGTTTGGCTCGCTGGCTCTGAGCAAGCTGAACTTTGACTCTACTTACACCATTGTGGTTGCCGCCTCCAACGAGCTAGGAAGTGCTTTTTCACAGCCTCTTGTGTTCACGTTAATAGACATAG TGAAACCACATCCTCCCAAGTTTTCAGTGGAATTTGAGCATTCTTCTGCCACCAACTGCACCCTTTCTTGGCACGACGAAgcacaagcacagcactgcaggctgAGATACCGTCCGCTTACCAGGCGCGGCTGGAGCATG GTTGAAAACTTGAATGGTGAAAAATACAGTCTTTATGCTCTGGAGCCTTATACAACCTACGAGTTCCAGCTCAGCTGCAAAATCCACCCCAAGCGAGGACTGTGGAGTAACTGGAGCAGGTACCAGAACCGGACTCCAGAGGCAG TGCCAACGGGGGTCCTGGATGTCTGGTACCGACAGCAGGATGTgggctcccagcagcagaacaTCTCTCTGTTTTGGAAG GCTTTGAGCAAATCAGAGGCAAGAGGAAGAATCCTGCAGTACACGGTGACCTTCAAAGCCCTGGACCAACAGAGCCCTGTGGCAGAAGCACATCTTACCACCCAAACCAGCTACGCCAGGGTCATGCCAAGGGTAAACTACAAGATAACAGTCACTGCCGAGAACTCAAGGGGCAGATCCCCCCCTGCATCCGTCGTGACAGATCTGGGCATCTGGG ATCTGCCTCCTCCTCAGGAAGTCTCTGCCATAGCCACAGgaaacagcagcatcctcatcAGCTGGAAGCCACCCATCAGCTCCACTGCATCCATCAGCGGATATGTAGTGGAGTGGGCAGACACACAGAGGAACGTGCGCCTggagccccgtccagcctgggtAAAGCTGCCAGCATCCAACCTGTCCACAGTGATAGCAG AGCACGTAAAAGATGAGGTGTGCTATCAGATCAGTGTATTTGCACTCTATCAGGACAGAGCTGGACAGGCAGCATCAGTTAAGGGATACTCAAGTGCAAAAG ctccatcagctGGGCCTCAGATGTACACAACACCGCatgcaaatggcatcttggttTCATGGGAAGCAATCCCTGCCCAGCAGCAAAGGGGCTGCATCACAGGGTACCACATATACCTGCAGAAAAGGGACAGCCAGGCTGACCCACGTGTCCATG cCGTTTCCAGTGTGACAGCCCAACGCTCACTGTACATCACTGACCTGCAGCCCGGGGAGCACTATGTCCTGTGGATGACAGCATCGACGGCGGCAGGGGAGGGGCCCTGGGGCAACAGCGAGCTCATCTGCTTGGAAA ATGCTGGGGAATGGATGGCTGTTGTGCTTACCTGCAGCATCTTCATCTTCTCAGCCTGCATCTGCTCCATGCCTCCAGCAAGAAAAGC ATTACACTCACTCCTCACCATACTCATCCCGCAGTGGCAGAGCAAAGCCATTCCAGACCCAGCCAACGCTATGTGGGCCAAGGAATACACATCTGTGAAG gcagagctgcgcTGGCGCTCCAGCCTCttcctgcccagcaccagcaccttcGAAGAGCCTGAACCAACCCAAGTAGAAGAAGCCTTTGTGAAGCCCAGCACCCCGGTGCTCCAGGGCAaggccctgctcagcagcagtggcagccaGGGCCATGgggagcgggcactggagagcaGCCGGGGGCACGAGGAGCCCCGGTACGAGGCTCTGCCCAGCACAGCGGATGGGCAGGTCTGCGAGCAGCAGCTCCCCGACCTCTACAGGAGGATGGTGGTGGAGGCGGCCATGGAGCACACACAGAACGTCCCCGAGTACATCGccaaccccagcactgcccccCCCTACCTGCCCCTGGGTGCAGGCACTGCTGAAGATCTCCCTGAACTCGAGTGCCAGCCGCTCTCCATGTTCCCAACAACCTGCTTGCTGCCCATGTTTCCCTATGAAGGGAATCTCACCTTGGATACGGTGAAGATAAACTGCAGCTCGTTCACCACGTAG